One window of the Onychostoma macrolepis isolate SWU-2019 chromosome 21, ASM1243209v1, whole genome shotgun sequence genome contains the following:
- the crebrf gene encoding CREB3 regulatory factor isoform X1 produces MFKIKFPPEIDEKIGRLRQGRWQKSFRQGTEDLCSAMPQPCISGMDPPFGDAFQNCSFTDQALTSTDLLANSSDPDFMYELDRDMTCRQSPRGDIFTVGDGKDLDSMDHLPELADNDPAYSSNFEQWDTYWEDLTKYTRLTSCDIWGTKEVDFLGLDDFSSPYQDEEVIGRTPTLAQLNSEDSQPVCDTLYHPDLLVGQKQLLFPPPTMAKKTNKLSSSATSASSRNPLPDFAEGSQKATWPVASSTDTMAKAQLQGPSKPSPAFLDNKDYVRKAKVRISVPRKPIVESSTQISVSASPVIQEHESSASQVSEDPVIVAAHMASSISCEKRLETPKREVPTCPGPEIGTLRTVPHKLNFPAAAGSETLLTVSALGSDASAADKKKEEEHNYSLFLTRARLAGKATADMEEEEEEEEEGEEEEEEEEAEGLDLDDEDHDEGFGSEHEISENEEEEEEEEEEEEEEEEDEDYEGDKDDYVSDAFSEPGCDTDMVDDVKGLSAGISRKRGKRRYFWEYSEQLIPSKQERMLKPSEWDRDTLPSNMYQKNGLHHGKYTLKKSRRTDVEDLTPNPRKLLQIGNELRKLNKVISDLTPVSELPLTARPRSRKEKNKLASRACRLKKKAQYEANKVKLWGLGTEYDRLLFVINAIKEEIVSRVQDISHDKGTSMTEKLDKLIEDTLVQPPVAGQTSDFVNQILENTGKGDPTGGLVGLRVPTSKV; encoded by the exons atgtttaaaatcaaatttcCTCCAGAGATTGACGAAAAGATAGGGCGACTGAGACAGGGGAGGTGGCAGAAAAGTTTCCGTCAAGGAACTGAAGATCTGTGCTCTGCAATGCCTCAG CCCTGCATTAGCGGAATGGACCCTCCCTTTGGGGATGCCTTTCAAAACTGCTCTTTTACTGACCAGGCACTGACCAGCACAGACCTTTTGGCTAACAGTTCTGACCCAGATTTCATGTATGAACTG GATCGGGACATGACTTGTCGCCAGAGCCCTAGAGGAGATATTTTCACAGTCGGAGACGGCAAAGACTTGGACAGCATGGATCATCTGCCTGAGCTGGCAGACAATGACCCTGCTTACAGCTCAAACTTTGAGCAGTGGGACACATACTGGGAGGACTTGACTAAATACACTCGCCTCACCAGTTGTGATATCTGGGGCACCAAGGAAGTTGATTTCTTGGGCCTTGATGACTTTTCCAGCCCTTACCAGGATGAGGAGGTGATAGGTCGTACACCTACCCTGGCCCAGCTCAACAGTGAGGACTCACAGCCAGTTTGTGACACTCTTTACCATCCGGACTTGCTGGTGGGTCAAAAGCAGCTTTTGTTTCCACCTCCCACCATGGCCAAGAAGACCAACAAACTCAGCAGCTCTGCAACCAGCGCCTCGAGTCGCAACCCTCTGCCGGACTTCGCCGAGGGATCCCAGAAAGCTACCTGGCCTGTTGCCTCCAGCACTGACACAATGGCCAAGGCCCAGCTTCAGGGCCCTAGCAAACCCTCGCCCGCATTTCTGGACAACAAGGATTACGTTCGCAAAGCCAAGGTGCGCATTAGCGTACCACGCAAGCCTATAGTAGAGAGCTCCACCCAGATTAGCGTTTCTGCCTCTCCTGTTATCCAGGAGCACGAGTCGTCAGCTTCGCAGGTCAGCGAGGACCCAGTCATCGTCGCTGCTCACATGGCATCCTCCATTAGCTGCGAAAAGAGACTGGAGACTCCTAAACGAGAGGTACCGACTTGTCCTGGTCCAGAAATAGGGACCCTGAGGACGGTGCCACACAAACTCAACTTCCCTGCAGCTGCTGGCAGTGAAACCTTGCTCACCGTGAGTGCCCTTGGATCCGACGCGTCTGCCGCTGACAAAAAGAAGGAGGAAGAGCACAACTACTCTTTATTCTTAACCAGGGCCAGGCTGGCAGGGAAGGCGACTGCTGACatggaggaagaggaagaagaggaggaagaaggtgaagaagaggaagaagaggaagaggcagAAGGATTGGATCTAGATGATGAAGACCATGATGAAGGGTTTGGCAGTGAACATGAGATCTCGGAGaatgaggaggaggaagaggaggaagaggaggaggaggaagaggaggaggaggatgaggacTATGAGGGAGACAAAGACGACTACGTTAGTGATGCATTCTCAGAGCCAG GATGTGACACTGATATGGTTGATGATGTCAAAGGCCTGTCAGCTGGAATTTCCAGGAAGAGGGGTAAGCGTCGATACTTTTGGGAGTACAGCGAGCAGCTCATCCCATCCAAACAGGAGCGCATGCTGAAACCCTCCGAATGGGACAGAGACACACTTCCCAGCAACATGTACCAAAAGAATGGCCTGCACCATG GAAAATACACACTGAAGAAGTCACGGCGGACTGATGTGGAAGATCTTACTCCAAACCCTCGAAAGCTACTTCAGATTGGTAATGAACTCCGGAAACTCAATAAAGTCATTAGTGACCTGACGCCGGTTAGTGAGTTACCTTTAACCGCTCGGCCTCGGTCTCGAAAGGAGAAGAACAAGCTTGCATCCAG GGCCTGCAGGCTGAAAAAGAAAGCTCAGTACGAAGCCAACAAAGTCAAGTTATGGGGCCTTGGAACTGAATATG ATCGTTTGCTGTTTGTGATCAATGCAATCAAAGAAGAGATAGTCAGCAGAGTACAGGATATCTCACATGACAAAGGAACAAGTATGACAGAGAAGCTGGATAAACTCATTGAGGATACCTTAG TGCAGCCACCAGTGGCCGGCCAGACTTCAGACTTTGTGAATCAGATCCTGGAGAACACTGGGAAAGGAGATCCCACCGGAGGGCTGGTGGGGTTGCGTGTGCCCACGTCGAAGGTGTAG
- the crebrf gene encoding CREB3 regulatory factor isoform X2 gives MFKIKFPPEIDEKIGRLRQGRWQKSFRQGTEDLCSAMPQPCISGMDPPFGDAFQNCSFTDQALTSTDLLANSSDPDFMYELDRDMTCRQSPRGDIFTVGDGKDLDSMDHLPELADNDPAYSSNFEQWDTYWEDLTKYTRLTSCDIWGTKEVDFLGLDDFSSPYQDEEVIGRTPTLAQLNSEDSQPVCDTLYHPDLLVGQKQLLFPPPTMAKKTNKLSSSATSASSRNPLPDFAEGSQKATWPVASSTDTMAKAQLQGPSKPSPAFLDNKDYVRKAKVRISVPRKPIVESSTQISVSASPVIQEHESSASQVSEDPVIVAAHMASSISCEKRLETPKREVPTCPGPEIGTLRTVPHKLNFPAAAGSETLLTVSALGSDASAADKKKEEEHNYSLFLTRARLAGKATADMEEEEEEEEEGEEEEEEEEAEGLDLDDEDHDEGFGSEHEISENEEEEEEEEEEEEEEEEDEDYEGDKDDYVSDAFSEPGCDTDMVDDVKGLSAGISRKRGKRRYFWEYSEQLIPSKQERMLKPSEWDRDTLPSNMYQKNGLHHGKYTLKKSRRTDVEDLTPNPRKLLQIGNELRKLNKVISDLTPVSELPLTARPRSRKEKNKLASRACRLKKKAQYEANKVKLWGLGTEYDRLLFVINAIKEEIVSRVQDISHDKGTSMTEKLDKLIEDTLEYRT, from the exons atgtttaaaatcaaatttcCTCCAGAGATTGACGAAAAGATAGGGCGACTGAGACAGGGGAGGTGGCAGAAAAGTTTCCGTCAAGGAACTGAAGATCTGTGCTCTGCAATGCCTCAG CCCTGCATTAGCGGAATGGACCCTCCCTTTGGGGATGCCTTTCAAAACTGCTCTTTTACTGACCAGGCACTGACCAGCACAGACCTTTTGGCTAACAGTTCTGACCCAGATTTCATGTATGAACTG GATCGGGACATGACTTGTCGCCAGAGCCCTAGAGGAGATATTTTCACAGTCGGAGACGGCAAAGACTTGGACAGCATGGATCATCTGCCTGAGCTGGCAGACAATGACCCTGCTTACAGCTCAAACTTTGAGCAGTGGGACACATACTGGGAGGACTTGACTAAATACACTCGCCTCACCAGTTGTGATATCTGGGGCACCAAGGAAGTTGATTTCTTGGGCCTTGATGACTTTTCCAGCCCTTACCAGGATGAGGAGGTGATAGGTCGTACACCTACCCTGGCCCAGCTCAACAGTGAGGACTCACAGCCAGTTTGTGACACTCTTTACCATCCGGACTTGCTGGTGGGTCAAAAGCAGCTTTTGTTTCCACCTCCCACCATGGCCAAGAAGACCAACAAACTCAGCAGCTCTGCAACCAGCGCCTCGAGTCGCAACCCTCTGCCGGACTTCGCCGAGGGATCCCAGAAAGCTACCTGGCCTGTTGCCTCCAGCACTGACACAATGGCCAAGGCCCAGCTTCAGGGCCCTAGCAAACCCTCGCCCGCATTTCTGGACAACAAGGATTACGTTCGCAAAGCCAAGGTGCGCATTAGCGTACCACGCAAGCCTATAGTAGAGAGCTCCACCCAGATTAGCGTTTCTGCCTCTCCTGTTATCCAGGAGCACGAGTCGTCAGCTTCGCAGGTCAGCGAGGACCCAGTCATCGTCGCTGCTCACATGGCATCCTCCATTAGCTGCGAAAAGAGACTGGAGACTCCTAAACGAGAGGTACCGACTTGTCCTGGTCCAGAAATAGGGACCCTGAGGACGGTGCCACACAAACTCAACTTCCCTGCAGCTGCTGGCAGTGAAACCTTGCTCACCGTGAGTGCCCTTGGATCCGACGCGTCTGCCGCTGACAAAAAGAAGGAGGAAGAGCACAACTACTCTTTATTCTTAACCAGGGCCAGGCTGGCAGGGAAGGCGACTGCTGACatggaggaagaggaagaagaggaggaagaaggtgaagaagaggaagaagaggaagaggcagAAGGATTGGATCTAGATGATGAAGACCATGATGAAGGGTTTGGCAGTGAACATGAGATCTCGGAGaatgaggaggaggaagaggaggaagaggaggaggaggaagaggaggaggaggatgaggacTATGAGGGAGACAAAGACGACTACGTTAGTGATGCATTCTCAGAGCCAG GATGTGACACTGATATGGTTGATGATGTCAAAGGCCTGTCAGCTGGAATTTCCAGGAAGAGGGGTAAGCGTCGATACTTTTGGGAGTACAGCGAGCAGCTCATCCCATCCAAACAGGAGCGCATGCTGAAACCCTCCGAATGGGACAGAGACACACTTCCCAGCAACATGTACCAAAAGAATGGCCTGCACCATG GAAAATACACACTGAAGAAGTCACGGCGGACTGATGTGGAAGATCTTACTCCAAACCCTCGAAAGCTACTTCAGATTGGTAATGAACTCCGGAAACTCAATAAAGTCATTAGTGACCTGACGCCGGTTAGTGAGTTACCTTTAACCGCTCGGCCTCGGTCTCGAAAGGAGAAGAACAAGCTTGCATCCAG GGCCTGCAGGCTGAAAAAGAAAGCTCAGTACGAAGCCAACAAAGTCAAGTTATGGGGCCTTGGAACTGAATATG ATCGTTTGCTGTTTGTGATCAATGCAATCAAAGAAGAGATAGTCAGCAGAGTACAGGATATCTCACATGACAAAGGAACAAGTATGACAGAGAAGCTGGATAAACTCATTGAGGATACCTTAG AATACCGGACCTAA